Proteins co-encoded in one Gehongia tenuis genomic window:
- a CDS encoding cell division protein ZapA produces METIKASVKLAGREYTITGAESEEHLQRVVDAVEYKYKELKKMAKLPLDSERLAILTSLNMADDLIRAKDESKELGIRIDELQRQLVRLQRENAFLQRDGRGGGKLKGVK; encoded by the coding sequence ATGGAAACGATCAAAGCTTCCGTGAAACTCGCAGGCAGGGAGTACACCATCACCGGCGCCGAGTCGGAGGAGCATCTCCAGCGGGTGGTGGACGCGGTGGAGTACAAGTACAAGGAGCTCAAAAAGATGGCGAAGCTGCCGCTGGACAGCGAGCGGCTGGCCATTTTGACCTCCCTCAACATGGCCGATGACCTGATCCGGGCCAAGGATGAGTCAAAGGAGCTTGGCATTCGCATCGACGAGCTGCAGCGTCAGCTGGTCCGTCTGCAGCGGGAGAACGCGTTTCTCCAGCGGGATGGCCGCGGCGGCGGCAAGCTCAAAGGCGTTAAATAA
- a CDS encoding endonuclease MutS2, translated as MDERLYRVLELNKILERLRGLCRSELGGALAGELLPVCEAEAVERALMETADAETWLLRLGNSPVFPFEDIRGSLKKARVESVLTMKELLMVERVLSAARAAKGDLKGGQAPEGEEAGPILRMAQGLSALPDLKEAIARSILGEEEMADGASDGLYAIRRNMRRAHERVREKLAGMTRSSAFQKYLQDPIVTLRGDRYVLPVKQEYRQNVPGLVHDQSSSGATLFIEPMAVVEINNEIREWAAKEKEEMERILRELTLQVKAGADELEEDLGLLARLDFAFAKAALAREMKAVRPEINREGRVNIRQGRHPLIDPAKVVPIDVWVGEAFTGLVITGPNTGGKTVTLKTVGLFALMTQCGLFVPALGADMAVFRDVFADIGDEQSIEQSLSTFSAHMTNIVDILSKVDSDSLVLLDELGAGTDPTEGAALAMAILEELLKIRCRVLATTHYSELKAFALMENGLTNASMEFDVSTLRPTYRLSIGVPGKSNAFEISRRLGLFPHIIEAARARISREDVRFEDAILKAETHRQKAYRERTEAEAMRKEVQSLKKEIERQKRELEAQKEKMLREAKRKAKAVLDEAKSESEALIGALKAAADEADARSVNRAIQKTRDALRQKREALDEAEAPMEAPGEPPKNLRPGERVKLVKLGQTGTVLTAPGGSGEVQLQVGIMKVTAKVADLVRVAEPPPAAPAGRAGRAPVREQPAAVGLTVDVRGENVDDAVMIVDKYLDDAYLSSLKEVTIVHGKGTGALRTGIQQFLRRHPHVKSFRLGSFGEGDAGVTVVELK; from the coding sequence ATGGACGAGAGATTGTATCGTGTTTTGGAACTGAACAAGATTTTGGAGCGCCTTCGGGGGCTGTGCCGCTCGGAGCTGGGCGGGGCGCTGGCGGGGGAGCTTCTGCCCGTTTGCGAGGCGGAGGCCGTGGAGCGGGCGCTCATGGAGACCGCCGACGCCGAAACCTGGCTGCTGCGCCTGGGGAATTCCCCCGTATTCCCCTTCGAGGATATCCGCGGCTCCCTCAAGAAGGCGCGGGTGGAGTCGGTGCTCACCATGAAGGAGCTTCTCATGGTGGAACGGGTGCTTTCCGCGGCCCGGGCGGCCAAGGGGGATTTGAAGGGCGGTCAGGCTCCGGAGGGGGAGGAGGCCGGTCCCATCCTTCGCATGGCCCAGGGCCTTTCCGCGCTGCCGGACCTCAAGGAAGCCATCGCCCGGTCCATCCTGGGGGAGGAGGAGATGGCGGACGGGGCCTCGGACGGCCTCTACGCCATCCGCCGGAACATGCGGCGGGCCCATGAGCGGGTGCGGGAGAAGCTTGCCGGCATGACCCGCTCCTCGGCCTTCCAGAAATATCTGCAGGACCCCATCGTCACCCTCCGGGGGGACCGGTACGTGCTGCCTGTCAAACAGGAGTACAGGCAGAACGTGCCCGGTCTGGTCCACGACCAGTCGTCAAGCGGCGCGACCCTCTTCATCGAGCCCATGGCGGTGGTGGAGATCAACAACGAGATCCGGGAATGGGCGGCGAAGGAGAAGGAGGAGATGGAACGCATCCTCCGGGAGCTGACCCTCCAGGTGAAGGCGGGCGCGGACGAACTGGAGGAGGACCTTGGGCTCCTGGCCCGGCTGGATTTCGCCTTCGCCAAGGCGGCGCTGGCGAGGGAGATGAAGGCCGTGCGGCCGGAGATCAACCGGGAGGGCCGGGTGAACATCCGGCAGGGCCGCCATCCCCTCATCGATCCCGCCAAGGTGGTGCCCATCGACGTGTGGGTGGGCGAGGCATTCACCGGGCTTGTCATCACCGGCCCCAACACCGGCGGCAAGACGGTCACCCTCAAAACCGTGGGCCTCTTTGCCCTCATGACCCAGTGCGGCCTTTTTGTGCCGGCGCTGGGGGCGGATATGGCGGTGTTCCGGGATGTTTTCGCCGACATCGGCGACGAGCAGAGCATCGAGCAGTCCCTGTCCACCTTCTCAGCTCACATGACCAACATCGTGGACATTCTCTCCAAGGTGGACAGCGATTCGCTGGTCCTGCTGGATGAGCTGGGCGCGGGCACCGATCCCACCGAGGGCGCGGCTCTGGCCATGGCCATCCTGGAGGAGCTTTTGAAGATCCGCTGCCGGGTGCTGGCCACCACCCATTACAGCGAGCTCAAGGCTTTCGCACTGATGGAGAACGGGCTCACCAACGCCTCCATGGAGTTTGACGTTTCCACCCTCCGGCCCACCTACCGCCTGTCCATCGGCGTCCCCGGCAAGTCCAACGCCTTTGAGATCAGCCGCCGGCTGGGGCTGTTCCCCCACATCATCGAGGCGGCCCGCGCCCGCATCTCCCGGGAGGACGTGCGCTTTGAGGACGCCATTTTGAAGGCGGAAACCCACCGCCAGAAGGCGTACCGGGAGCGGACCGAGGCGGAGGCCATGCGCAAGGAGGTCCAGTCGCTGAAAAAGGAGATCGAGCGGCAGAAGCGGGAGCTGGAGGCCCAGAAGGAGAAGATGCTCCGGGAGGCGAAGAGGAAGGCGAAGGCCGTGCTGGACGAGGCGAAATCGGAGAGCGAAGCGCTGATCGGGGCGCTGAAGGCCGCCGCCGACGAGGCGGACGCGAGAAGCGTGAACCGGGCCATTCAAAAGACCCGGGACGCCCTCCGGCAGAAGCGGGAGGCTTTGGACGAGGCCGAAGCGCCCATGGAGGCTCCCGGCGAGCCGCCGAAAAACCTCAGGCCCGGCGAACGGGTGAAGCTGGTGAAGCTGGGGCAGACGGGCACCGTTTTGACCGCCCCGGGCGGCAGCGGCGAGGTGCAGCTGCAGGTGGGCATCATGAAGGTGACCGCCAAGGTGGCCGACCTGGTGCGGGTCGCGGAGCCTCCGCCGGCGGCCCCCGCGGGACGGGCGGGCCGTGCGCCGGTGCGGGAGCAGCCGGCGGCGGTGGGCCTCACGGTGGACGTTCGGGGCGAGAACGTGGACGACGCGGTCATGATCGTGGACAAATATCTGGACGATGCGTACCTGTCCTCGCTGAAGGAGGTCACCATCGTTCACGGCAAGGGCACCGGCGCGCTCCGGACCGGCATCCAGCAGTTTCTCAGGAGGCATCCCCACGTGAAGAGCTTTCGCCTTGGCAGCTTTGGCGAGGGCGACGCCGGCGTGACGGTGGTGGAGCTCAAATGA
- a CDS encoding DUF523 domain-containing protein, producing the protein MKVMVSACLAGVKCRYDGGAAADPLWVERVRRGEAVPLCPELLGGLALPRPPSEIVGGGGRDVAAGRAPVLTREGLDVTKAFLTGARRVVEIALQNGITRAYLKDKSPSCGVCQIFDGSFSGRLIPGCGVTAALLTAAGIAVFPGDRKERKP; encoded by the coding sequence ATGAAGGTGATGGTGAGCGCCTGCCTGGCGGGCGTGAAGTGCCGCTATGACGGCGGCGCCGCAGCCGATCCCCTGTGGGTTGAGCGGGTGCGGCGGGGGGAAGCGGTGCCCCTTTGCCCCGAGCTTCTCGGCGGGCTTGCGCTGCCCCGGCCGCCGTCGGAGATCGTGGGCGGCGGCGGCCGGGATGTGGCGGCGGGGAGGGCCCCGGTGCTCACCCGGGAGGGCCTTGATGTGACGAAGGCCTTTCTCACCGGCGCCAGGCGGGTGGTGGAGATCGCGCTGCAAAACGGCATCACCCGGGCCTATCTGAAGGATAAAAGCCCCTCCTGCGGGGTTTGCCAAATCTTTGACGGAAGTTTTTCCGGCCGGCTCATCCCGGGCTGCGGGGTGACGGCCGCACTGCTCACGGCGGCGGGCATCGCCGTTTTTCCCGGCGACAGGAAGGAGAGGAAGCCTTGA
- a CDS encoding response regulator transcription factor produces the protein MKTTDILIIDDDKNIGQLIELYLGKEGLTTAVAYRGDEGLTAFEELHPALVLLDVMLPGMDGWEVLKQIRRTSNTPIIMLTAKGETFDKVLGLELGADDYMVKPFDAKELVARVKAVLRRARASEEPEREISFPGLSINMKSYQVVVDGTAFELPPKEIELLFFLAGHAGRVFTREQLLEQVWGFDYFGDSRTVDVHIKRLREKLWREDASWQIKTVWGVGYKFEVK, from the coding sequence TTGAAGACGACGGACATCCTGATCATCGACGACGATAAGAACATCGGCCAGCTCATCGAGCTGTATCTGGGCAAGGAGGGGCTCACCACGGCGGTGGCCTACCGGGGCGACGAGGGCCTCACCGCCTTTGAGGAGCTTCACCCCGCCCTGGTTCTCCTGGACGTTATGCTGCCCGGCATGGACGGCTGGGAGGTTTTGAAGCAGATCCGCAGAACCAGCAACACGCCTATTATTATGTTAACTGCTAAGGGCGAGACCTTCGACAAGGTGCTGGGCCTTGAGCTGGGGGCGGACGACTACATGGTCAAGCCCTTCGACGCCAAGGAGCTGGTGGCGCGGGTGAAGGCGGTGCTGCGGCGGGCTCGGGCCAGCGAGGAGCCGGAGCGGGAGATCAGCTTTCCCGGCCTTTCCATCAACATGAAAAGCTACCAGGTGGTGGTGGACGGGACGGCCTTCGAGCTGCCGCCCAAGGAGATCGAGCTGCTTTTCTTCCTGGCGGGGCACGCCGGACGGGTGTTCACCCGGGAGCAGCTTCTCGAGCAGGTGTGGGGCTTTGACTACTTCGGCGACTCCCGCACGGTGGATGTGCACATCAAGCGCCTTCGGGAAAAGCTTTGGCGGGAGGACGCCTCCTGGCAGATCAAAACGGTGTGGGGCGTGGGCTACAAGTTTGAGGTCAAATAA
- a CDS encoding sensor histidine kinase, with the protein MFKSIYWRMVALYWAILFVVLVSLAVIMSTMYRNQSFEKTKKDLTGKARYVADLTENYYDGGLTAAEFAMSLNILSHQEGCTIWVVNQFRWGLQFPTDGDKVEFGQDQEIFSEDMGAYMERVLEGSLITYEGNFADKFDVPMLTVGVPYLVEGTPKGAVFLHTRVADIERGVRSVRRLIWISAILAAVLGGVLIFLLFGHVTRPLKQMNRAVREIARGNFGNRVEVKSRDEIGQLAQSFNAMAEDLGNLEEMRRSFVANVSHELRSPMTSIQGFVQGMLDGTIPPEEHQHYLTIVHGETQRLTGLIRDLLDLSRMESGDFPMNMENFDINELIRRTLITFEVKIDEKALQLDVDFKEDPCFVYADSARIQQVVQNLLDNAMKFTNEHGKIKVWTYVYGKKVYVSVKDDGAGISGADLPYVFERFYKAEKAHVAGQGTGLGLSIVKKILSEHDQKIWVTSSPGKGAEFTFTLAKGQSKGTKYHNLDTIHS; encoded by the coding sequence ATGTTTAAATCGATCTATTGGAGGATGGTCGCGCTGTACTGGGCCATCCTTTTTGTGGTGCTGGTTTCACTGGCAGTGATTATGTCTACCATGTACCGCAACCAGAGCTTTGAAAAGACGAAGAAGGATCTGACGGGCAAGGCGCGCTACGTGGCGGACCTGACGGAGAATTACTACGACGGCGGGCTCACCGCCGCCGAATTTGCCATGAGCCTCAACATCCTCTCCCACCAGGAGGGGTGCACCATCTGGGTGGTCAACCAGTTCCGCTGGGGCCTGCAGTTCCCCACCGACGGGGACAAGGTGGAGTTCGGGCAGGACCAGGAGATCTTCTCCGAGGACATGGGCGCCTACATGGAGCGGGTGCTGGAGGGAAGCCTCATCACCTATGAGGGCAATTTCGCCGACAAGTTCGACGTGCCCATGCTCACCGTGGGCGTGCCCTATCTGGTGGAAGGCACCCCCAAGGGCGCGGTGTTTCTCCACACCCGGGTGGCGGACATCGAAAGGGGCGTGCGCTCGGTGCGGCGGCTCATCTGGATATCCGCCATCCTGGCGGCGGTGCTGGGCGGCGTTCTCATCTTCCTGCTCTTCGGCCATGTGACCCGGCCCCTCAAACAGATGAACCGGGCGGTCCGGGAGATCGCCCGGGGCAACTTCGGCAACCGGGTGGAGGTGAAAAGCAGGGATGAGATCGGCCAGCTGGCCCAGTCCTTCAACGCCATGGCCGAGGACCTGGGCAATCTGGAGGAGATGCGGCGCAGCTTCGTGGCCAACGTCTCCCATGAGCTGAGATCGCCCATGACCAGCATCCAGGGCTTCGTGCAGGGTATGCTGGACGGCACCATTCCTCCGGAGGAGCACCAGCACTATCTCACCATCGTCCACGGCGAGACCCAGCGGCTGACCGGCCTCATCCGGGACCTTCTGGACCTCTCCCGGATGGAGTCGGGAGACTTCCCCATGAACATGGAGAACTTCGACATCAACGAGCTCATCCGCAGAACCCTCATCACCTTCGAGGTGAAGATCGACGAGAAGGCGCTTCAGCTGGATGTGGACTTCAAGGAGGACCCCTGCTTCGTCTATGCCGACAGCGCCCGCATCCAGCAGGTGGTGCAGAACCTCCTTGACAACGCCATGAAGTTTACAAACGAGCACGGCAAGATCAAGGTGTGGACCTATGTCTATGGCAAGAAGGTGTATGTGTCGGTGAAGGACGACGGCGCCGGCATCTCCGGGGCGGACCTGCCCTACGTGTTCGAACGCTTCTACAAGGCGGAGAAGGCCCACGTGGCGGGGCAGGGCACCGGCCTTGGCCTTTCCATCGTGAAAAAGATCCTCTCCGAGCACGATCAGAAGATCTGGGTCACCAGTTCTCCCGGCAAGGGCGCAGAGTTCACCTTCACCCTGGCCAAGGGCCAGAGCAAGGGCACCAAGTATCATAATTTGGACACAATTCATTCATAA
- a CDS encoding S1C family serine protease: MSNYYDYDGYDPYDPYHKPKKKGNRVWIFIAIGLVFLLLGSVITLGVTALLDRNADAGANGQVADGATPSPSPEVSANPVPSLGGAAGWIASSDNPVIDIAKNVGPSLVGVSNNVNTFAQGQGITEQEQGYGSGVIISTDGYIVTNNHVIEGAESVTVTLGGDKTVKADVVGADSRTDIAVLKIDPEGLDLTAAPLGDSDALQVGELAVAIGNPLGHEFAGTVTVGVISAVNRNLESEGVTLSMIQTDAAINPGNSGGALVNSSGEVIGINTLKSTTAGYDSSGNAISAEGIGFALPINDVKPIVEELISKGHISRPGLGIKGSMLTEDMAGIYGLPAGVLVGSVEEGGSAETAGIKAYDIITEVNGVKVTSFATLTNELANFNVGDTVTVKVWRQSTSEGGGRPGFGGGQSTVQGEEMELTVTLMEIQGD; encoded by the coding sequence ATGAGCAACTACTACGACTATGATGGATACGATCCCTACGATCCTTATCATAAACCGAAAAAGAAGGGGAACCGGGTGTGGATTTTCATCGCCATCGGGCTGGTCTTCCTGCTCCTTGGCAGCGTGATCACCCTGGGGGTGACGGCCCTTCTGGACCGGAACGCCGACGCCGGCGCCAACGGCCAGGTGGCGGACGGGGCGACGCCCAGTCCCTCGCCGGAGGTGAGCGCCAATCCCGTGCCCTCCCTCGGGGGCGCGGCGGGCTGGATTGCAAGCTCGGATAACCCGGTCATTGACATCGCGAAGAACGTGGGCCCCTCCCTGGTGGGCGTGAGCAACAACGTGAACACCTTCGCCCAGGGCCAGGGCATCACCGAGCAGGAGCAGGGCTACGGTTCCGGCGTGATCATCTCCACCGACGGCTACATCGTCACCAACAACCACGTGATCGAGGGCGCGGAGAGCGTCACCGTGACGCTGGGCGGCGATAAGACCGTGAAGGCGGACGTGGTGGGTGCGGACAGCCGCACCGATATCGCCGTATTGAAGATCGATCCCGAGGGCCTGGATCTCACGGCGGCGCCTCTCGGCGATTCGGACGCGCTGCAGGTGGGCGAGCTGGCGGTGGCCATCGGCAACCCCCTCGGCCATGAGTTTGCGGGCACGGTCACCGTGGGCGTGATCTCCGCCGTAAACCGGAATCTGGAGTCGGAGGGCGTGACCCTCAGCATGATCCAGACCGATGCGGCCATCAATCCCGGCAACTCCGGCGGCGCGCTGGTGAATTCCAGCGGTGAGGTCATTGGCATCAACACCCTCAAGAGCACCACCGCCGGCTATGATTCCTCCGGCAACGCCATTTCCGCCGAGGGCATCGGCTTCGCTCTGCCCATCAACGACGTGAAGCCCATCGTGGAGGAGCTGATTTCGAAGGGCCACATCTCCCGGCCCGGCCTGGGCATCAAGGGCTCCATGCTCACCGAGGACATGGCGGGCATCTACGGACTTCCCGCCGGCGTGCTGGTGGGCAGCGTGGAGGAGGGCGGCAGTGCGGAGACCGCCGGCATCAAGGCCTATGACATCATCACCGAGGTGAACGGCGTCAAGGTCACCTCCTTTGCCACCCTGACCAACGAGCTTGCAAACTTCAACGTGGGCGATACGGTCACCGTCAAGGTGTGGCGGCAAAGCACCAGCGAGGGCGGCGGCCGGCCGGGCTTCGGCGGAGGCCAGTCCACCGTCCAGGGCGAGGAGATGGAGCTCACCGTCACCCTCATGGAGATTCAGGGGGATTAA